A genome region from Anopheles stephensi strain Indian chromosome 2, UCI_ANSTEP_V1.0, whole genome shotgun sequence includes the following:
- the LOC118503332 gene encoding uncharacterized protein LOC118503332 isoform X1: protein MVDSETFQDQQLQKVHLAACICCIGTSATIGRRAPSNGRMKVSLYIILISILLSKHYALSHIIRKRQLFREQVLPHAGGKIPDSAFLTDRLALNRLQKDGIAVPDGVLLEQRQYQVYPHAHRSTRPTFRVVQTPDNRYTSPEGEYNHNALATVDTTYLIPHAGDKLLLHDHPQHQHHRQAHYAVPKAPILKEFRLPNYALFNFDYKKKKVPLGQVPHSTFKHYGHPLKLDGGWPQRLPQDFVSFHAAVGNGHNYPSAHPVAPAAYGSDSGWHSGWIPSSGGQSGESFSAQQTLGSFEDYYSQLNDKHRFYRNVGEPKLAASPSPAPKPGTILQRDRQRGHPQRHQA from the exons ATGGTGGATTCTGAGACATTCCAGGACCAGCAGCTGCAGAAAGTGCATCTCGCTGCTTGCATTTGTTGCATCGGGACGTCAGCG ACCATCGGTAGACGAGCTCCATCGAATGGCAGGATGAAGGTTTCACTGTACATAATATTAATCTCGATCTTGCTCAGCAAGCACTACGCGTTATCGCACATAATCAGG AAACGGCAGCTCTTCCGCGAGCAAGTGCTGCCGCACGCCGGAGGCAAAATACCAGATTCTGCGTTTCTAACCGATCGCCTTGCACTGAACCGACTGCAGAAGGATGGCATCGCCGTCCCGGACGGTGTACTGCTCGAGCAGCGTCAGTATCAGGTGTACCCGCACGCACATCGCTCCACCAGGCCAACGTTCCGCGTCGTCCAAACGCCGGACAATCGGTACACGTCGCCGGAGGGAGAGTACAACCACAACGCGCTGGCGACGGTCGACACGACGTACCTGATTCCGCACGCCGGTGACAAATTGTTGCTGCATGATCATcctcagcatcagcatcatcggCAGGCGCATTACGCCGTCCCGAAGGCACCGATACTGAAGGAGTTCCGGTTACCGAACTATGCCCTGTTTAATTTCGActacaaaaagaagaaggttcCCCTGGGACAGGTGCCTCACTCCACGTTCAAACACTATGGCCATCCGCTGAAGCTGGATGGTGGATGGCCGCAGCGATTACCTCAAGACTTTGTGAGCTTCCATGCAG CTGTCGGTAATGGTCACAATTATCCATCAGCCCATCCCGTCGCACCGGCAGCGTACGGTAGCGATAGTGGCTGGCACAGTGGCTGGATACCGTCCTCCGGTGGGCAATCTGGCGAGTCGTTTTCAGCG CAACAAACGCTTGGCAGTTTCGAGGACTATTACAGTCAGTTGAACGATAAGCACCGCTTCTACCGTAACGTGGGCGAACCGAAACTCGCGGCCAGCCCGAGCCCAGCACCGAAGCCCGGCACCATATTGCAGCGTGACCGTCAAcgtggccatccgcaacgccATCAAGCTTAA
- the LOC118503332 gene encoding uncharacterized protein LOC118503332 isoform X2 — MGSIDHGTSRIGLETIGRRAPSNGRMKVSLYIILISILLSKHYALSHIIRKRQLFREQVLPHAGGKIPDSAFLTDRLALNRLQKDGIAVPDGVLLEQRQYQVYPHAHRSTRPTFRVVQTPDNRYTSPEGEYNHNALATVDTTYLIPHAGDKLLLHDHPQHQHHRQAHYAVPKAPILKEFRLPNYALFNFDYKKKKVPLGQVPHSTFKHYGHPLKLDGGWPQRLPQDFVSFHAAVGNGHNYPSAHPVAPAAYGSDSGWHSGWIPSSGGQSGESFSAQQTLGSFEDYYSQLNDKHRFYRNVGEPKLAASPSPAPKPGTILQRDRQRGHPQRHQA, encoded by the exons ACCATCGGTAGACGAGCTCCATCGAATGGCAGGATGAAGGTTTCACTGTACATAATATTAATCTCGATCTTGCTCAGCAAGCACTACGCGTTATCGCACATAATCAGG AAACGGCAGCTCTTCCGCGAGCAAGTGCTGCCGCACGCCGGAGGCAAAATACCAGATTCTGCGTTTCTAACCGATCGCCTTGCACTGAACCGACTGCAGAAGGATGGCATCGCCGTCCCGGACGGTGTACTGCTCGAGCAGCGTCAGTATCAGGTGTACCCGCACGCACATCGCTCCACCAGGCCAACGTTCCGCGTCGTCCAAACGCCGGACAATCGGTACACGTCGCCGGAGGGAGAGTACAACCACAACGCGCTGGCGACGGTCGACACGACGTACCTGATTCCGCACGCCGGTGACAAATTGTTGCTGCATGATCATcctcagcatcagcatcatcggCAGGCGCATTACGCCGTCCCGAAGGCACCGATACTGAAGGAGTTCCGGTTACCGAACTATGCCCTGTTTAATTTCGActacaaaaagaagaaggttcCCCTGGGACAGGTGCCTCACTCCACGTTCAAACACTATGGCCATCCGCTGAAGCTGGATGGTGGATGGCCGCAGCGATTACCTCAAGACTTTGTGAGCTTCCATGCAG CTGTCGGTAATGGTCACAATTATCCATCAGCCCATCCCGTCGCACCGGCAGCGTACGGTAGCGATAGTGGCTGGCACAGTGGCTGGATACCGTCCTCCGGTGGGCAATCTGGCGAGTCGTTTTCAGCG CAACAAACGCTTGGCAGTTTCGAGGACTATTACAGTCAGTTGAACGATAAGCACCGCTTCTACCGTAACGTGGGCGAACCGAAACTCGCGGCCAGCCCGAGCCCAGCACCGAAGCCCGGCACCATATTGCAGCGTGACCGTCAAcgtggccatccgcaacgccATCAAGCTTAA
- the LOC118503332 gene encoding uncharacterized protein LOC118503332 isoform X4 — MKVSLYIILISILLSKHYALSHIIRKRQLFREQVLPHAGGKIPDSAFLTDRLALNRLQKDGIAVPDGVLLEQRQYQVYPHAHRSTRPTFRVVQTPDNRYTSPEGEYNHNALATVDTTYLIPHAGDKLLLHDHPQHQHHRQAHYAVPKAPILKEFRLPNYALFNFDYKKKKVPLGQVPHSTFKHYGHPLKLDGGWPQRLPQDFVSFHAAVGNGHNYPSAHPVAPAAYGSDSGWHSGWIPSSGGQSGESFSAQQTLGSFEDYYSQLNDKHRFYRNVGEPKLAASPSPAPKPGTILQRDRQRGHPQRHQA; from the exons ATGAAGGTTTCACTGTACATAATATTAATCTCGATCTTGCTCAGCAAGCACTACGCGTTATCGCACATAATCAGG AAACGGCAGCTCTTCCGCGAGCAAGTGCTGCCGCACGCCGGAGGCAAAATACCAGATTCTGCGTTTCTAACCGATCGCCTTGCACTGAACCGACTGCAGAAGGATGGCATCGCCGTCCCGGACGGTGTACTGCTCGAGCAGCGTCAGTATCAGGTGTACCCGCACGCACATCGCTCCACCAGGCCAACGTTCCGCGTCGTCCAAACGCCGGACAATCGGTACACGTCGCCGGAGGGAGAGTACAACCACAACGCGCTGGCGACGGTCGACACGACGTACCTGATTCCGCACGCCGGTGACAAATTGTTGCTGCATGATCATcctcagcatcagcatcatcggCAGGCGCATTACGCCGTCCCGAAGGCACCGATACTGAAGGAGTTCCGGTTACCGAACTATGCCCTGTTTAATTTCGActacaaaaagaagaaggttcCCCTGGGACAGGTGCCTCACTCCACGTTCAAACACTATGGCCATCCGCTGAAGCTGGATGGTGGATGGCCGCAGCGATTACCTCAAGACTTTGTGAGCTTCCATGCAG CTGTCGGTAATGGTCACAATTATCCATCAGCCCATCCCGTCGCACCGGCAGCGTACGGTAGCGATAGTGGCTGGCACAGTGGCTGGATACCGTCCTCCGGTGGGCAATCTGGCGAGTCGTTTTCAGCG CAACAAACGCTTGGCAGTTTCGAGGACTATTACAGTCAGTTGAACGATAAGCACCGCTTCTACCGTAACGTGGGCGAACCGAAACTCGCGGCCAGCCCGAGCCCAGCACCGAAGCCCGGCACCATATTGCAGCGTGACCGTCAAcgtggccatccgcaacgccATCAAGCTTAA
- the LOC118503332 gene encoding uncharacterized protein LOC118503332 isoform X3 has product MGVIVRETIGRRAPSNGRMKVSLYIILISILLSKHYALSHIIRKRQLFREQVLPHAGGKIPDSAFLTDRLALNRLQKDGIAVPDGVLLEQRQYQVYPHAHRSTRPTFRVVQTPDNRYTSPEGEYNHNALATVDTTYLIPHAGDKLLLHDHPQHQHHRQAHYAVPKAPILKEFRLPNYALFNFDYKKKKVPLGQVPHSTFKHYGHPLKLDGGWPQRLPQDFVSFHAAVGNGHNYPSAHPVAPAAYGSDSGWHSGWIPSSGGQSGESFSAQQTLGSFEDYYSQLNDKHRFYRNVGEPKLAASPSPAPKPGTILQRDRQRGHPQRHQA; this is encoded by the exons ACCATCGGTAGACGAGCTCCATCGAATGGCAGGATGAAGGTTTCACTGTACATAATATTAATCTCGATCTTGCTCAGCAAGCACTACGCGTTATCGCACATAATCAGG AAACGGCAGCTCTTCCGCGAGCAAGTGCTGCCGCACGCCGGAGGCAAAATACCAGATTCTGCGTTTCTAACCGATCGCCTTGCACTGAACCGACTGCAGAAGGATGGCATCGCCGTCCCGGACGGTGTACTGCTCGAGCAGCGTCAGTATCAGGTGTACCCGCACGCACATCGCTCCACCAGGCCAACGTTCCGCGTCGTCCAAACGCCGGACAATCGGTACACGTCGCCGGAGGGAGAGTACAACCACAACGCGCTGGCGACGGTCGACACGACGTACCTGATTCCGCACGCCGGTGACAAATTGTTGCTGCATGATCATcctcagcatcagcatcatcggCAGGCGCATTACGCCGTCCCGAAGGCACCGATACTGAAGGAGTTCCGGTTACCGAACTATGCCCTGTTTAATTTCGActacaaaaagaagaaggttcCCCTGGGACAGGTGCCTCACTCCACGTTCAAACACTATGGCCATCCGCTGAAGCTGGATGGTGGATGGCCGCAGCGATTACCTCAAGACTTTGTGAGCTTCCATGCAG CTGTCGGTAATGGTCACAATTATCCATCAGCCCATCCCGTCGCACCGGCAGCGTACGGTAGCGATAGTGGCTGGCACAGTGGCTGGATACCGTCCTCCGGTGGGCAATCTGGCGAGTCGTTTTCAGCG CAACAAACGCTTGGCAGTTTCGAGGACTATTACAGTCAGTTGAACGATAAGCACCGCTTCTACCGTAACGTGGGCGAACCGAAACTCGCGGCCAGCCCGAGCCCAGCACCGAAGCCCGGCACCATATTGCAGCGTGACCGTCAAcgtggccatccgcaacgccATCAAGCTTAA